From the Achromobacter xylosoxidans A8 genome, the window CGGACGAACCCGACCTGTTCCGCCAGTGCGTCGCCAACATCGCCCGCGTGCGCGCGGACTGCGACCGCTACGGTATGCCGTTAATGATCGAGCCCCTGGTCATGGCGCCACACTCCGCGCGCGGCGGCTATATGGTCGATGGCGACGCCGAGAAGATCGTCACCCTGGTGAGGCTGGCGCGCGAAATGGGCGCCGATATCGTCAAGGCCGACCCCACGACTGCCACGCGCGATTTCCATCGCGTGGTGCAGGCGGCGCGCTGCCCCGTGCTGGTGCGCGGCGGCGGCCGGGAGGACTTGCGGCAGGTCTTTGAGCGGTCGCGCGAGTTGCTCGACGAGGGCGCAGTGGGGCTGGTGTACGGCCGAAACGTCTATCAGCACGCCGATCCGTCGTCAGTGGTGCGGGCACTGATGGCCATGATCCATGACAACGCCAGCGCCGGGCAGGCGTGGGACATGTATGAGGCAGGAGGCCGATAGGACGCGAGGCTCATTGGCCGAAATCCCTGACAGCCCAGCCAGATCCTAATGCTCTTCCTTGGCATGGTTGATCGTGTACTTGGGAATGGCGACGGTAAGGTCCATTTCGGCCACGATGGCCTGACAGCTCAGGCGGGACTGCGCTTCCAGCCCCCAGGCCCGGTCGAGCAGATCGTCCTCGGACTCATTCGCTTCGTTCAAGGAGTCGAAACCCTTGCGCACGATGCAGTGGCAGGTGGTACAGGCGGCACTCATGTCGCATGCATGTTCTATTTCAATGCCGTTGGCCAGCAAGGCTTCGCAGATCGTGGTGCCGGCCCGCACCTCGAGCTCGGCGCCTTCGGGCGCCAGCTCGGCATGCGGGAGTACGGTGATTTTGGGCATGTCTGATTCCTGTTCGTGGACGTCTCCCTGTTCAAGGGAAAACGTAGTGGCGTGAGAGAAGCCTGGGGCTTACCAACGTTGGAATGTCAAGGCCGCCAGAAAAGCGCGAGAACCCTGCGGAAATCCACACGATGGGTCTAAAATCCGCACACGTTCCGATCCGCGCCTGCGCAAGCAGCAGGTCCCTCGCACGTAGCATCCCACCCAATTGCAGCCCGCCATCGGCCCGACTTCCGCCTCTACGCCGCCAAGTTCGTCCTATGCCGCCCGCATCCGTCAGGTGCAGGTCGACGCATTGCGCCGAAGCTTTCCGTTCGCCCTGGCCGGGTCGTTGATCAGCGCCTGTTTTTCTGCGTTTGCCTTGGTCGGCGTGCTGCCCCTGCACGAGATCATGCTGTGGCTGGGCGCCACGCTGATGGTGGGCGTGCTGCGCTGGGCCGCGGTGGTGGCGTACGACCGCCGTCGCGCGGATCCGGCGGCGGCGCAGCGCTGGGTGCGGCGCATGCTGGCCGGCAATCTGTGTTCCGGCATTCTGTGGGGATTGCCGCTGGCCTACTGGACGTTTTTCGTCCCGCTGGAATACCAGCTGTTCTTCATCGTCATCCTGTTCGGGCTGGGCACGGGCGCCATCTATTCGAACTACATGCTGCTGCCGGTGATGTACGCGTTCGAGGTGCCGGCTTTCGCGCCGATGTTCATCGCGCTGGCGGCGCAGCCTTCCGCCATTCATCTGGCGCTGGTGACGGGCGGCCTGGCGTACCTGATCGCTACCCTGGCCTTCATCCATCGCATGAACCGCACCCACCTCGATGCGCTGCGGCTGGGGTATGAGAACCTCGCGCTGCTGGAACAGGTGCGCCAGGAGAAGATAGCCGCCGAACGCAGCGATCTGGAGAAGTCCCGTTTTTTGGCGGCGGCCAGCCACGACCTGCGCCAGCCCGTGCACGCGGTGAACCTGTTCCTGGGCCTGCTGGCCAATGAACCCTTGTCCCGGCACGGCCGCTATCTGGTCGACAACATCACCAGTGCGCTGTCCGCG encodes:
- a CDS encoding class I fructose-bisphosphate aldolase, translating into MLYRKEARLNRLLSNGRCLDIAVDHGVCNEPGFLSGLEDMPAVMEQLAAARPDAIQLNYGQADLLQQRPGRDKPALVMRLDMGNPYNATTHRVMWAVLQNEQDPVLPAVQMDAACVVVNLFMLPDEPDLFRQCVANIARVRADCDRYGMPLMIEPLVMAPHSARGGYMVDGDAEKIVTLVRLAREMGADIVKADPTTATRDFHRVVQAARCPVLVRGGGREDLRQVFERSRELLDEGAVGLVYGRNVYQHADPSSVVRALMAMIHDNASAGQAWDMYEAGGR
- the fdx gene encoding ISC system 2Fe-2S type ferredoxin, yielding MPKITVLPHAELAPEGAELEVRAGTTICEALLANGIEIEHACDMSAACTTCHCIVRKGFDSLNEANESEDDLLDRAWGLEAQSRLSCQAIVAEMDLTVAIPKYTINHAKEEH